The Staphylococcus saprophyticus subsp. saprophyticus ATCC 15305 = NCTC 7292 genome contains the following window.
GGATAATTAAAGCGATGAGCCAATAAACAACAGAAATGACAATATATACTTCTAACATACCTAAACCATAATTATTACCAATAATTAATTTGACTTGTCCCATCATGTCGATGATTCCGATAGTAAAAGCCAAAGAAGTATCTTTTACAAGTTCGATGATTTGTGTTGTTAAATTTGGAATACTGTTGCGCAGCGCTTGTGGTAAGATGATCTCTTTTAATATTCTAGGGTATGTTAAACCTATGGATAAACCTGCTTCAATTTGTCGGTAGTCTACAGATTGGTAACCTGCGCGAATAATTTCAGATAAATAAGCACCAGTATGTAATGTGAAAGCTAAAATCACAAAAAATAATCTACTGAAATGATTGATATCAATATGTACAAACAACAACAACTGAGGTAAAGCAAAATAAACTAAGAAAAGTTGTAATAGTAAAGGTGTGCTACGAATAAAAGAAATATAGACTTTGACGACAGGTGACAATAATTTAATTTTTTGTAGTCGTATGGTTGCTAAAATAAAACCGAGTATCAGTGCAAAAATGAGCGATAAAACAATCATCAATAATGTCAAAGGTAACTGTTGCAAGACTTGATATAATAAATCCAACCAATTTACTGATTGCATTAGCGATGCACCTCCAATTGTGATTTTTTCTTATTAATATCATCTAAATCTTCAAAGACATTAATATCAAAATATTTTTTTGAAAGCGCTTGTAGTTTGCCTTCTTTCTTCAATTCAATCGTAGCCTGGTCAATGTCATCATGTAATTGTTGATGCTTTTTATTGTAAACGATGTGTAATGGTTCTTTTTTAACAATACCACCGATTTTCACATCTTCTTTGACTTGAGATTGTATGGCTTTATAAGTGTTCCAATTCAAAAGCATGGCGTCTCGACGTTGCTGACTAACCATTTTTAAATTATCGCCATTCGAAGGTTCTTGTATCGTATTGACTTGAATCTTATCTGTATGATTTTTATTATATTCAGATAAGATAGAATACAAGCCACCACTAGGAGCCATTGGTGTAATATTTTTTCCTGGTAAATCATCTAAATGATGTATGTCGTTGTTATCACGGTTAACAACGAGTAAAGGTAAAGCATAACTATATGGCTCATCTTGATATAGAAATTGTTTTTCACGTTCAGGTGTTTTGAAGAACCAGTTAATTCCCATATCAAACTTTCCAGCACCAATGCCTACTAAGTTGGATTCTTCTTCGCCTACTTCATATTTGAAATCATATTGTGGTAATTTTTTTTCAAGTAATTTCATATATTCCATATCGAGTCCAATAAATTCGTTGTTTTTCGTAGTGTATAAGTAGGGTGGATTAACTTCTGCTGACAATGCGACTTTAATTTCCTTTTTGTGTGATGAAGTATCATCATTATGAGTAGCATTACAAGCAGACAATAAGAAACATAAAACGCATAACATCATGAAGAAATATTTTTTGTGTCGTAGCATTAAACATCACGCTCCGTGCCAACATGATTTAAAAAACGCTGGATTCTTTTTGACTCAGTGTTTTCCAATACTTCATGTGGTGTACCACGATGAATAATGTGTCCATCATCAATAAATAGCACTTGGTCAGCGATTGCTTTTGCAAATTGTATTTCGTGAGTAACTAAGACCATTGTCATACCTTCTTGGGCAATCGATTTGATTAGAGAGAGTACGCTTTGTATAGATTCTGGATCCAAGGCTGAGGTTGGTTCATCAAGCAGTAGTACATCAGGATTTAAGGCAAGTGCACGAATGATTCCGATACGTTGACTTTGCCCACCAGATAATTGACTCGGATATTTATCTTTTTGTTCTAATAAATCAATTCTATTTAAATAAGACAGTGCGATGTCATTGGCTTCAGCATGGCTATAATTTTTCCCATATTTTAAACCGACAGTAATATTTTCTAGTATTGTTTTATTTTTAAAAAGATTATAATTTTGAAAAACCATTGCGGATTTTTGACGTAATTTGAATATATCTTTTTTATTATGTTTAGAAGCATCAAAGCTTGTATCCCCAATAGTAATAGTCCCTGATTTCGCTAAAGCAAGTGCATTTAGTGTGCGTAAGAGTGTTGTTTTACCAGAACCACTGGGTCCGATAATAGCTGTGACTGTACCTTTATCCTGTGAGAAACTGACGTCATTCAGTATCGTATTCTCATTGTATTTATGTATAAGATGATTAACTGTAATCATATGTGTCCCCCCAATATAGCAATAATTATAAATTATCATAATAAATCTTATCGGTAAAGTAAGGATTTGGGGTAGAAACCTTTATTTAAGCCATATCGAGTGTTAAACTTATACTTATATAGAAAGAAATATAATGGACGAGGTGGAAAAAATGAAAGATTCTGCATTAATACATACAGATATTCAAGAAAAGTGGATAGCAAAATTGAATACAGTGAAAGATAAATTTAGATCACATGCAGTCTATAATGATCAACATTCTAGGTTTCCATATGAAAATATTGAGTGGTTAGTCAATGAAGGTTATACATTATTAACTTTACCTAAAGCATACGGTGGCGAAGGTGCCTCAGTTGAAGATATGGTTATTATTCAAACCTATTTAGGCTCTATTGATGGTGCAACGGCACTTTCAATTGGCTGGCATTTGAGTGTTGTGGGTCAATTATATGAACAAAAGATGTGGGACGAAGACATGTTAAATCAATTTGCGGAATCTATCATAAACGGTGCACTGGTTAATAGAGCTGTAAGTGAAGCGGAAACAGGGAGTCCAACACGAGGTGGTAGACCTGCTACGAATGCAATTAAAAATGAAAATGGCTATATATTAAATGGTGTTAAAACATTCACTTCTATGAGTAAGGGGCTCACGCATTTTATTGTGAGTGCATATGATGAAACGATTGAGCAAGTAGGATTTTATCTTATAGAAAAGGATACACCAGGCGTAGAAATTGCAGATAATTGGAATATGGTAGGAATGAGAGCTACAGAAAGTCATGATTTAATATTAAATGATGTTCAAATACCAGAACAGAATTTTGTAGAAATTAGAGGCGCTGGTGGTAAAAAACCAAACGGTTGGATTCTACATATCCCAAGTACTTATTTAGGCATTGCGCAAGCAGCAAGAGATTATGCTGTTGACTTTGCTAAAACTTATAGCCCTAATAGTATAGAAGGTACGATAGGAGATATAACAACCGTTCAGCAAAATATTGGCAAAATGGAATCCTTGCTATTATCTGCGCGTCACTTTTTATGGAGTACAGCATCATTATATTCAAATACCCATTCAGATAAAGCTATATGGAATGAAACATCTGCAAGTAAGGTGTTAGTCATGAATCAAGGACTCGAAGTAATTGATATTGCCATGCGTATTGTCGGTGCTAAGAGCCTTGAAATGGAACGTCCGTTACAACGTTATTATCGAGATATGAGAGCAGGTTTACACAATCCACCAATGGAAGATATGGCATATACTAATATTGCTAAAAGTGTATTAGATAGATTTTAGAAAATATAAAGACTTGAGAAAGTTTCATTTAATAGTTGTAATTAAAATGCATTTAGACATAGTGTCTGAATGCATTTTTTTAATAACTTAAAAAGCTAAAAATTTGACTTTTTACTATTGTAAAATTACTAGAGTCATTATATAATCAATTGGTACTGATAATCATTTTCAATGGAGGAGAATTATGAAAAAATTATTATTTCCGTTACTTGCTTTAATGCTTATTTTAGCCGCATGTGGTAATAAATCAGATAGTGACTCAAATAGCGACAAAAAGGAAGAAACAAAATCATATAAATTAGATAGTGGAAAAAGT
Protein-coding sequences here:
- a CDS encoding amino acid ABC transporter ATP-binding protein translates to MITVNHLIHKYNENTILNDVSFSQDKGTVTAIIGPSGSGKTTLLRTLNALALAKSGTITIGDTSFDASKHNKKDIFKLRQKSAMVFQNYNLFKNKTILENITVGLKYGKNYSHAEANDIALSYLNRIDLLEQKDKYPSQLSGGQSQRIGIIRALALNPDVLLLDEPTSALDPESIQSVLSLIKSIAQEGMTMVLVTHEIQFAKAIADQVLFIDDGHIIHRGTPHEVLENTESKRIQRFLNHVGTERDV
- a CDS encoding acyl-CoA dehydrogenase family protein, which translates into the protein MKDSALIHTDIQEKWIAKLNTVKDKFRSHAVYNDQHSRFPYENIEWLVNEGYTLLTLPKAYGGEGASVEDMVIIQTYLGSIDGATALSIGWHLSVVGQLYEQKMWDEDMLNQFAESIINGALVNRAVSEAETGSPTRGGRPATNAIKNENGYILNGVKTFTSMSKGLTHFIVSAYDETIEQVGFYLIEKDTPGVEIADNWNMVGMRATESHDLILNDVQIPEQNFVEIRGAGGKKPNGWILHIPSTYLGIAQAARDYAVDFAKTYSPNSIEGTIGDITTVQQNIGKMESLLLSARHFLWSTASLYSNTHSDKAIWNETSASKVLVMNQGLEVIDIAMRIVGAKSLEMERPLQRYYRDMRAGLHNPPMEDMAYTNIAKSVLDRF
- a CDS encoding amino acid ABC transporter substrate-binding protein; the protein is MLRHKKYFFMMLCVLCFLLSACNATHNDDTSSHKKEIKVALSAEVNPPYLYTTKNNEFIGLDMEYMKLLEKKLPQYDFKYEVGEEESNLVGIGAGKFDMGINWFFKTPEREKQFLYQDEPYSYALPLLVVNRDNNDIHHLDDLPGKNITPMAPSGGLYSILSEYNKNHTDKIQVNTIQEPSNGDNLKMVSQQRRDAMLLNWNTYKAIQSQVKEDVKIGGIVKKEPLHIVYNKKHQQLHDDIDQATIELKKEGKLQALSKKYFDINVFEDLDDINKKKSQLEVHR
- a CDS encoding amino acid ABC transporter permease — encoded protein: MQSVNWLDLLYQVLQQLPLTLLMIVLSLIFALILGFILATIRLQKIKLLSPVVKVYISFIRSTPLLLQLFLVYFALPQLLLFVHIDINHFSRLFFVILAFTLHTGAYLSEIIRAGYQSVDYRQIEAGLSIGLTYPRILKEIILPQALRNSIPNLTTQIIELVKDTSLAFTIGIIDMMGQVKLIIGNNYGLGMLEVYIVISVVYWLIALIIQGVFTIIDKRAQKPYQI